In a genomic window of Drosophila takahashii strain IR98-3 E-12201 chromosome 3L, DtakHiC1v2, whole genome shotgun sequence:
- the Teh3 gene encoding uncharacterized protein Teh3 has translation MGKKKVPVEDLVVPPQDTRICGTICICQMTLVLSSVALVYLTVAIYMPSTRAFKSGIDPTPVMCTTTRAVNKDNCEWGSCGEWCLSKTSGACIQIYVNLRSNGSNLIFQNCTNSANKTCYGIDQDRADKARCINDECKNLTGTFNCTAGQCLNITDAFECVFHNSDAPVKCSGRRGKINCMDISGLYSCSRGTCRKIRTPYNCDRRCVDIPTRNKNVVVLSGDKVYLSQCQNAINAETLEEVWNESNDNVAMTSCYFIKHTSDQVDAVDCINGSTLEHNMLSDLTNFTYLSHLHVSVATPVPEIAPPDVDLTISNESKLMINLEGCVNTLMDECKEFLKDFGRDGSDHNARARFPCFYSPGKKDVVVARFDLEVTYRQFVFASVVPSVLFVVSCSILIMCQTTVYVGDDAKMRFKGCVDTETVLNKNNVGAPTNGDMGGGGGDEVMAL, from the coding sequence ATGGGCAAGAAGAAGGTGCCCGTTGAGGACCTAGTGGTCCCACCGCAGGACACTCGGATATGCGGAACCATATGCATTTGCCAGATGACTTTGGTCCTGAGTTCCGTGGCCTTGGTTTATCTCACGGTGGCCATCTATATGCCATCTACAAGGGCTTTCAAGAGCGGCATCGATCCCACGCCGGTCATGTGCACCACCACGCGGGCGGTGAACAAGGATAACTGCGAGTGGGGCAGCTGTGGTGAGTGGTGCTTGAGCAAAACCTCGGGAGCCTGCATCCAAATCTACGTGAATCTTCGCAGCAATGGCAGTAATTTGATATTCCAAAATTGCACCAACTCGGCGAATAAAACATGCTATGGAATAGATCAAGATCGGGCGGATAAGGCAAGATGCATCAATGATGAGTGCAAGAATCTCACGGGAACCTTCAATTGCACCGCTGGTCAGTGCTTGAATATCACCGATGCCTTCGAGTGCGTCTTCCACAACAGTGATGCACCAGTCAAGTGTTCGGGGCGGAGAGGAAAGAtcaattgcatggatattaGTGGGTTATATTCCTGTAGTCGAGGAACCTGTAGGAAGATAAGAACCCCCTACAATTGCGATAGGCGTTGTGTGGATATACCAACCAGGAATAAGAACGTGGTGGTTCTCAGCGGCGATAAGGTCTATCTATCCCAATGTCAAAATGCCATTAATGCTGAGACCCTCGAGGAAGTCTGGAACGAATCCAACGATAATGTGGCCATGACATCCTGTTACTTTATCAAACACACCTCCGATCAGGTGGATGCGGTGGATTGTATCAATGGTTCTACGCTAGAGCACAATATGCTAAGTGATCTAACCAATTTCACATATCTGAGCCACCTGCACGTCTCGGTGGCTACACCAGTTCCGGAAATAGCACCACCCGATGTGGATTTGACCATTTCCAATGAGTCCAAGCTGATGATTAATCTGGAGGGCTGTGTAAACACCCTAATGGATGAGTGCAAGGAGTTCCTGAAGGACTTTGGCCGAGATGGTAGCGATCATAATGCTAGGGCCAGGTTCCCCTGCTTCTATTCACCCGGCAAAAAGGATGTGGTGGTGGCCCGTTTCGATCTGGAGGTCACCTATCGCCAGTTTGTGTTCGCCTCGGTGGTGCCATCGGTACTCTTTGTGGTCTCCTGTTCGATCCTGATCATGTGCCAGACCACCGTCTATGTGGGCGATGATGCCAAGATGCGGTTCAAGGGATGTGTGGATACGGAGACTGTCTTGAATAAGAACAATGTGGGCGCACCCACCAACGGAGACATGGGCGGGGGCGGCGGCGATGAGGTTATGGCCCTATGA
- the VhaM9.7-c gene encoding V-type proton ATPase subunit e, translated as MEVMLMIIFFTIFWAAVAKFGPLLVTKDPHDDLVRCIFLLTAVVCWLFWLCCYLAQLNPLLGPKLNGNTIRIIAASWGNPIKEG; from the coding sequence ATGGAAGTCATGCTGATGATCATCTTCTTCACCATCTTCTGGGCGGCGGTGGCCAAGTTCGGACCCCTCCTGGTGACCAAGGACCCCCACGATGACCTGGTGCGCTGCATATTCCTCCTCACCGCCGTCGTCTGCTGGCTTTTCTGGCTCTGCTGCTATTTGGCGCAATTGAATCCGCTGCTGGGACCAAAACTCAATGGTAATACTATCAGGATCATCGCCGCGTCATGGGGGAATCCCATCAAGGAGGGATAA
- the tipE gene encoding protein tipE yields the protein MGDEADKRTGKEKLLFYTTAFFILLGTFSLFAFLFLVPFVIEPAFTTIFMQFEEVPALCETYDTEIYYGAKNCSWSSCREGCTKDIYTCTQIRVNYRLNLYNYTDEFNFTEYHINLKEAERILPPVKRTDRYERALRSDYEYDNLGGGTGGTGLDIDLGGGRLEQLNFGDADGSNGYLIEDSEDTRGLSASGTLIPDERRPFDEISELNEGLMGNRSMYYYVGARLFPNVKGCGYPPMLNCTIWLKRYTKIGMKFPCYYSKVDPSLVISDLDYWQNTLNLVYSMAIPIPSFIISVIYLTYAYFKIYNEDEETAPLDKNAEDMDIDDIDAVDDSDGAVLADNVAGSQIINMDSTTNDSCLEGVLPNGGPGMTASISQGGSVTTPGHGYIAQSPAGSQMTPNSEMNSFGHQLKVQMADELSRDSLENGVISTSNSVQGNLSKTMTTSISTPPGPTAAV from the exons ATGGGAGACGAGGCGGACAAGCGAACCGGCAAGGAGAAGCTGCTCTTCTACACCACCGCCTTCTTCATCCTGCTTGGAACCTTCAGCCTGTTCGCCTTCCTCTTCCTGGTGCCCTTCGTCATCGAGCCCGCCTTCACCACGATCTTCATGCAGTTCGAGGAGGTCCCCGCTTTGTGCGAAACCTACGACACGGAGATCTATTACGGGGCCAAGAACTGCTCGTGGTCATCGTGCCGCGAGGGCTGCACCAAGGACATCTACACGTGCACCCAGATCCGGGTGAACTATCGCCTCAATCTCTACAACTACACCGATGAGTTCAACTTCACGGAGTATCACATCAATCTTAAGGAAGCGGAACGCATATTGCCGCCTGTGAAGAGAACGGATAGATATGAGAGGGCTCTGAGGAGCGACTACGAGTACGATAACCTGGGCGGTGGAACCGGTGGCACCGGCTTGGACATCGACCTGGGTGGCGGGCGGCTGGAGCAATTGAATTTCGGCGATGCCGATGGCTCCAATGGCTACCTCATCGAGGATTCCGAGGATACGAGGGGTCTGAGTGCCTCGGGAACCCTCATTCCCGACGAGCGTCGGCCCTTCGACGAGATCTCCGAGCTGAACGAGGGGCTAATGGGCAATAGGTCCATGTATTACTATGTCGGAGCCAGGCTCTTTCCGAACGTCAAGGGTTGTGGCTATCCGCCCATGCTCAATTGTACCATCTGGCTGAAGAGGTACACCAAGATTGGGATGAAGTTCCCCTGCTACTACTCCAAGGTGGACCCCAGTTTGGTCATCAGCGATTTGGACTACTGGCAGAACACCCTGAATCTGGTGTATTCGATGGCCATACCCATACCCTCGTTCATCATCTCGGTGATCTATCTGACGTACGCGTACTTTAAGATCTACAACGAGGACGAGGAGACGGCGCCGCTGGACAAGAATGCCGAGGACATGGACATCGATGACATCGATGCCGTGGACGATAGTGACGGTGCTGTGCTGGCGGACAATGTGGCCGGCAGCCAGATCATCAACATGGACTCCACCACCAACGACAGTTGTCTGGAGGGCGTCCTGCCCAACGGCGGTCCCGGGATGACCGCCTCCATATCGCAGGGTGGTTCGGTGACCACCCCCGGTCATGGGTACATCGCCCAGAGTCCGGCGGGCTCGCAAATGACGCCCAACTCGGAGATGAACTCGTTCGGCCACCAGCTGAAGGTCCAGATGGCCGACGAGCTGTCCAGGGACTCGCTGGAGAACGGAGTGATCTCCACGTCCAACTCAGTGCAAGG AAACTTGAGCAAGACGATGACGACGAGTATCTCAACTCCTCCTGGGCCGACGGCGGCAGTCTGA